From a single Rutidosis leptorrhynchoides isolate AG116_Rl617_1_P2 chromosome 5, CSIRO_AGI_Rlap_v1, whole genome shotgun sequence genomic region:
- the LOC139846865 gene encoding glucuronokinase 1-like produces MGSLSGVIEHKACARIGLLGNPSDVYYGRTISVNIENFWASVRLVPSSNLFIIPHPTHDLVEFTSLSHLVNQLENEGYYGGVRLLMAICKVFTKYCKEQGIHLHNKNFSLSYDTNIPRQTGLSGSSAIVCAAFSCLLDFYNIRDKISVDTRPQLILNAEKELGIVAGLQDRVAQVYGGLVYMDFNKESMNKYGHGNYTALDTSLLPPLHLIYAENPSDSGKVHSAVRQRWLDGDKFIISSMEEVANLALEGKTALLEKDYTKLATLMNQNFDLRRRMFGDAAFGALNIEMVEVARRVGAASKFTGSGGAVVAFCPNGPSQVELLKDACNKAGFCIVPVKVVHSLLNEIDIRTLMMKNYISTDTPQHKANVFSSPYPVESVG; encoded by the exons ATGGGTTCGTTGTCGGGCGTGATCGAGCACAAGGCGTGTGCTCGAATCGGGCTTCTTGGTAATCCAAGTGACGTTTATTATGGTCGTACGATTTCTGTAAACATTGAGAATTTTTGGGCTAGTGTTCGTTTGGTACCATCTTCAAATCTTTTTATTATACCTCATCCCACTCACGATCTTGTTGAATTTACTTCACTATCTCACCTG GTGAACCAGTTAGAAAATGAAGGTTATTATGGAGGTGTACGGTTGCTAATGGCAATATGTAAAGTATTCACCAAATATTGCAAAGAACAGGGGATTCATCTTCATAACAAAAACTTCTCTCTTTCATATGACACCAACATCCCACGTCAG ACAGGGCTATCTGGATCAAGTGCAATAGTATGTGCTGCTTTTAGCTGCCTTCTTGACTTTTATAATATTAGAGATAAAATAAGTGTGGATACGAGGCCACAACTTATCTTGAATGCAGAAAAAGAACTTGGAATTGTTGCTGGTTTACAAGATAGAGTTGCACAAGTGTATGGAGGTCTTGTATACATG GATTTTAACAAGGAAAGCATGAATAAATATGGGCATGGAAATTACACAGCATTAGATACAAGTCTTCTTCCACCTCTTCATCTCATTTACGCTGAAAATCCAAGCGATTCTGGAAAG GTGCATAGTGCAGTACGACAAAGATGGCTAGATGGAGATAAGTTCATCATATCATCCATGGAAGAAGTAGCAAACTTGGCTCTTGAAGGAAAAACTGCATTACTTGAAAAGGACTATACTAAACTTGCTACTCTTATGAACCAAAACTTCGATCTTCGAAG GCGGATGTTTGGTGATGCGGCATTTGGGGCTCTGAACATAGAGATGGTGGAGGTGGCGAGAAGAGTGGGTGCGGCATCAAAGTTTACGGGCAGTGGAGGGGCAGTTGTTGCGTTTTGCCCGAATGGACCATCACAAGTTGAACTTTTGAAGGACGCTTGTAACAAGGCCGGCTTCTGTATTGTACCAGTGAAAGTGGTACATTCACTTCTTAACGAAATTGATATTAGAACTCTTATGATGAAAAATTACATAAGCACAGACACACCTCAACATAAGGCTAATGTGTTCTCTTCACCTTACCCTGTTGAATCTGTAGGATAA